A window of Pomacea canaliculata isolate SZHN2017 linkage group LG3, ASM307304v1, whole genome shotgun sequence contains these coding sequences:
- the LOC112560541 gene encoding alpha-crystallin A chain-like: protein MFSRSLLPAVRACRRALVPARHIYTKRDLPVFVKRRRNPWDDLPFRSSGPFGLIDDYIRDTFNQLERMLPTWADFRPSVATGPNAEVVEAKCDKRGLQLKINVSHYDPEELKVKVAQDRLVISGKHEQKADEHGYVSREFTREFLLPEEVEQDTISSRLTDDGYLIIQGKVKGGTEEQGRTIAIQKESDSSSKTDKTDKTDKTDKSD, encoded by the exons ATGTTCAGCAGGAGTTTGCTTCCAGCAGTCCGCGCCTGTCGACGTGCATTGGTGCCTGCTCGACATATCTACACCAAACGAGATTTGCCAGTATTTGTCAAACGTAGACGAAATCCATGGGATGATCTCCCATTTCGTTCTTCTGGACCGTTTGGATTAATCGATGATTACATCAGAGACACGTTCAATCAGCTGGAACGCATGTTGCCGACATGGGCAGACTTCAGACCCAGTGTGGCGACTGGTCCTAATGCTGAGGTTGTGGAG GCAAAGTGTGACAAGAGGGGTTTACAGCTAAAGATTAACGTGTCTCACTATGATCCTGAAGAACTGAAGGTCAAAGTTGCTCAGGACCGCCTGGTTATCTCTGGCAAACATGAGCAGAAGGCTGATGAGCATGGATATGTCTCCAGAGAATTTACACGTGAATTCCTGCTGCCAGAG GAGGTAGAGCAGGACACCATCTCCTCTCGTCTGACAGATGATGGCTACCTCATCATCCAAGGCAAGGTCAAAGGTGGAACTGAAGAACAAGGGCGCACCATTGCCATACAAAAAGAGTCGGACAGCAGTTCTAAAACTGACAAGActgacaaaacagacaaaactgacaaaagtgATTAA